The Martelella sp. AD-3 genome includes a region encoding these proteins:
- a CDS encoding TonB-dependent receptor domain-containing protein, translated as MNKSMLAASAALLILTPAQGVLAQDAGIVGDDVIDLQPVYVTTPLRRPSTILQSTSTVTVIDEEDIERSAAPDLPSLLRKYPGVNITANGGQGAQASITLRGASASQTLVLVDGMRVASATAGSAYLSNIPLSAIARVEIAEGAHSAEWGADAIGGVVNIITKDGSACANGQAICTTVETGVTWPWGGFGTVATRGITDSGVDFNLGLSILGTEGYDFTTPENPVHEAGRDGFLQGSFNYAIGKDFTWGRLYSEGFYARSNPHFDSAPYADWMTGAMVYGANQAIQTNAAFKLGAELDHADDLSSVFEIYSAFDYQKNFRDDHPEAETHYDTNRFGLSASTTKEVIAGDALNSFTLGGEAYRETVDSSVDYTQTGRKVGAVYGQYGLEYEALTVNAGLRYDADEQFGGALTYNVGLGYELLPGLTARASYSTGFNAPTFNDLYWAFDGTYEGNPDLDAETSKNWEAGLNWDSGTGTIIDLVYYENHIDDMIAYVSDPVTYIGTMENIDRAKISGVRAVWSQALMDDRLGLDFGFEYRLPKNETDDVYIADQNRLKLTAAASWQATEALNLNADIEYVGSRWTNESSYNPQLGDYTLVNVSALYDIDPAARAKFAVENLFDEDYETTYGYKAPGTTVTLSYQRTF; from the coding sequence ATGAACAAATCCATGCTTGCGGCCTCGGCCGCGCTTTTGATCCTGACGCCTGCGCAGGGGGTGCTTGCCCAGGATGCCGGGATCGTCGGAGATGACGTGATCGACCTGCAGCCGGTCTATGTGACGACGCCGCTGCGCCGTCCCTCGACGATCCTGCAGTCGACCTCGACGGTGACCGTGATCGATGAGGAGGATATCGAACGATCGGCGGCGCCCGACCTGCCGTCGCTGCTGAGGAAGTATCCGGGCGTCAACATTACCGCCAATGGCGGGCAGGGCGCACAGGCCTCGATCACGCTGCGCGGCGCAAGCGCATCGCAGACGCTGGTGCTCGTCGATGGCATGCGGGTCGCCTCCGCGACGGCCGGCTCGGCGTATCTTTCCAATATCCCGCTCTCAGCCATCGCGCGGGTCGAGATCGCCGAGGGCGCGCATTCGGCCGAGTGGGGCGCGGATGCGATCGGCGGCGTCGTCAACATCATCACCAAGGATGGCTCGGCCTGCGCCAACGGCCAGGCAATCTGCACCACGGTCGAGACCGGCGTGACCTGGCCCTGGGGCGGCTTCGGCACGGTGGCGACCCGCGGGATTACGGACAGTGGCGTCGATTTCAACCTCGGCCTCTCCATCCTCGGAACCGAAGGCTATGATTTCACCACGCCTGAAAATCCGGTTCACGAGGCGGGCCGCGACGGTTTCCTGCAGGGCTCGTTCAATTATGCGATCGGCAAGGACTTCACCTGGGGCCGGCTTTATTCGGAAGGCTTCTATGCCCGCTCCAACCCGCATTTCGACAGCGCGCCTTACGCCGACTGGATGACCGGCGCCATGGTCTACGGCGCCAACCAGGCGATCCAGACCAATGCCGCCTTCAAGCTCGGCGCCGAGCTCGATCATGCCGACGACTTGTCCTCTGTCTTCGAGATCTATTCGGCCTTCGATTACCAGAAGAACTTCCGCGACGACCATCCGGAAGCCGAAACGCATTACGATACCAACCGCTTCGGCCTTTCGGCCTCGACCACGAAGGAGGTGATCGCCGGCGATGCGCTCAACAGTTTCACGCTCGGGGGCGAAGCCTATCGCGAGACGGTGGACAGTTCCGTTGACTATACGCAGACCGGGCGCAAGGTCGGCGCGGTCTACGGCCAGTACGGCCTGGAATATGAGGCCCTGACCGTCAATGCCGGCCTGCGCTATGATGCGGACGAACAGTTCGGCGGCGCGCTCACCTACAATGTCGGCCTCGGCTACGAGCTCCTTCCGGGGCTGACGGCGCGGGCCTCCTATTCCACCGGCTTCAACGCCCCCACCTTCAACGATCTCTACTGGGCCTTCGACGGCACCTATGAGGGCAATCCGGATCTCGATGCCGAAACCTCGAAGAACTGGGAAGCCGGCCTCAACTGGGATTCGGGGACCGGCACGATCATCGATCTCGTCTACTATGAAAACCATATCGACGACATGATCGCCTATGTCTCCGATCCGGTGACCTATATCGGGACGATGGAGAACATCGACAGGGCCAAGATTTCCGGCGTGCGCGCTGTCTGGTCGCAGGCTCTGATGGACGACCGGCTCGGGCTTGATTTCGGCTTCGAATACCGCCTGCCGAAGAACGAGACGGATGACGTCTATATCGCCGACCAGAACCGGCTGAAGCTGACGGCGGCGGCAAGCTGGCAGGCGACCGAAGCCCTCAATCTCAATGCCGATATCGAATATGTCGGCAGTCGCTGGACCAATGAATCGAGCTATAATCCGCAGCTTGGCGACTACACGCTGGTCAATGTCTCGGCACTCTACGATATCGACCCGGCCGCGCGCGCCAAATTCGCGGTGGAGAATCTGTTCGATGAGGATTATGAGACCACCTATGGCTACAAGGCGCCCGGCACAACGGTAACGCTTTCCTACCAAAGGACCTTCTAG
- a CDS encoding ABC transporter substrate-binding protein, translating into MAFARHQSFAPARVVSINLCADQMAMLLAEDGQLVSVSNLAADPAVSAMAEEARGYRLNHGLAEEVFLMKPDLVLAGSYTTRETVDLLKRLGIPVAEFDPETSLDDVRENLLRMGHLLGRVDAAGRLVADMDETLADLEAMPANGKTAALYFANGYTSGKETLAGDIVARSGLSNIGRSAGVDGLGRLPLERLIMAAPEVIIGGDSGYDAPALAEAPFAHPAFRAAAAKADLVDLPSRLTICGGPFNLEAVARLKRAAAGIEPPRAKDAASRFGEWQLRSAGAP; encoded by the coding sequence ATGGCTTTCGCCCGTCACCAGAGCTTCGCGCCGGCCCGCGTCGTCTCGATCAATCTGTGTGCCGACCAGATGGCGATGCTGCTTGCCGAAGACGGCCAGCTCGTCTCGGTGTCGAACCTTGCGGCCGATCCGGCGGTTTCTGCGATGGCGGAGGAGGCCAGGGGCTACAGGCTCAATCACGGCCTTGCCGAGGAAGTCTTCCTGATGAAGCCGGACCTGGTGCTCGCCGGCAGCTACACCACGCGCGAGACGGTGGACCTCCTTAAGCGGCTCGGCATACCGGTGGCCGAATTCGACCCCGAAACCTCGCTTGACGATGTGCGCGAGAACCTGCTTCGCATGGGCCATCTGCTTGGCCGTGTAGACGCGGCCGGAAGGCTTGTCGCGGACATGGACGAAACGCTCGCAGACCTTGAGGCGATGCCGGCCAACGGCAAGACGGCAGCGCTCTACTTTGCCAATGGCTACACGTCGGGCAAGGAGACGCTGGCCGGCGATATCGTCGCCAGGTCGGGACTTTCCAATATCGGAAGATCAGCCGGTGTCGACGGGCTCGGCCGCCTGCCGCTCGAGCGCCTGATCATGGCCGCGCCGGAGGTCATCATCGGCGGAGACAGCGGCTATGACGCGCCGGCGCTGGCGGAAGCGCCCTTTGCCCATCCCGCCTTCCGCGCGGCCGCCGCCAAGGCGGACCTTGTCGACCTGCCCAGTCGCCTGACGATCTGCGGCGGGCCTTTCAATCTTGAGGCGGTCGCCCGCCTGAAGAGGGCTGCCGCCGGGATTGAGCCTCCGCGCGCGAAGGATGCGGCTTCCCGTTTCGGCGAATGGCAGCTCCGTTCCGCAGGCGCGCCATGA
- a CDS encoding iron ABC transporter permease translates to MTERGRYLCLLLGLGVLAAALFVASLTVGPAGFGFRAAFSGLFSHDAGAIALIMQEIRLPRALLGLAIGATLGLSGAVLQGYLRNPLAEPGLLGVSASASLGAVIAIYTGLSALFALALPVLALVFAVLSVVLVRFLAGGGARSLSIILAGVAVTSFAGAMTALALNLSPNPFAAMEIMFWMLGSLADRSMLQVWLAVPFMALGWVLLFSSARALDAMTIGHDAAESLGISPKTTERLVIWGVAASVGAATAVSGAIGFVGLVVPHLLRPLVGAVPSRLLPASALGGAAVLLAADVAVRLVAPERDLKIGVVTALIGAPFFLWLIFKTRRELI, encoded by the coding sequence ATGACTGAACGGGGCCGTTATCTTTGTCTCCTCCTTGGCCTCGGCGTGCTGGCGGCGGCGCTGTTCGTGGCCTCGCTCACCGTCGGTCCGGCGGGGTTCGGCTTTCGCGCGGCGTTCTCCGGTCTTTTCAGCCATGATGCCGGGGCGATCGCGCTGATCATGCAGGAAATCCGGCTCCCGCGCGCGCTTCTCGGCCTTGCAATCGGCGCGACGCTCGGCCTGTCAGGCGCGGTTCTGCAGGGCTATCTGCGCAATCCGCTGGCCGAACCGGGCCTTCTCGGGGTTTCGGCCTCGGCCTCGCTTGGCGCGGTGATCGCGATCTATACGGGCTTGTCAGCACTTTTCGCGCTGGCGCTGCCGGTTCTGGCGCTGGTCTTTGCCGTTCTCTCGGTCGTTCTGGTGCGGTTTCTGGCGGGCGGCGGCGCGCGCAGCCTGTCGATCATTCTGGCCGGCGTCGCCGTGACGAGCTTTGCCGGCGCGATGACGGCGCTTGCGCTCAACCTCTCGCCCAATCCCTTCGCGGCCATGGAAATCATGTTCTGGATGCTCGGGTCGCTGGCCGATCGCTCCATGTTGCAGGTCTGGCTGGCAGTGCCCTTCATGGCGCTCGGCTGGGTTCTGCTGTTTTCGTCAGCGCGCGCCCTTGATGCGATGACGATCGGCCATGACGCGGCGGAAAGCCTTGGCATATCACCGAAAACCACCGAACGGTTGGTGATCTGGGGCGTTGCGGCAAGCGTCGGGGCGGCGACCGCCGTCTCCGGCGCGATCGGCTTCGTCGGGCTGGTGGTGCCGCATCTCCTGCGCCCGCTGGTCGGCGCGGTGCCGTCCCGCCTTCTGCCGGCAAGCGCGCTGGGCGGTGCGGCGGTGCTTCTGGCGGCCGATGTGGCCGTGCGGCTGGTTGCGCCCGAGCGGGACCTGAAGATCGGAGTCGTGACGGCGCTCATCGGCGCGCCCTTCTTTCTGTGGCTGATCTTCAAGACGCGGCGGGAGCTGATCTGA
- a CDS encoding ABC transporter ATP-binding protein: MLLGVDNLTVRIGGRAIIDNVTLSVGHGELVGLIGPNGAGKTTLLKACLGLARASGDVNLADRPLAAMTPLERARAVAYLPQDHEIAWAVAVRHIVGLGRQPWREASVFGDYAGGHVIARAMECMGVDALADRRADTLSGGERARVLIARALAQAAPLLVADEPVAGLDPAHQIALMEVFGSLLHDGRSVVCSLHDLGLAARWCTRLVMLSEGRVVADGPPSAVLTPENLRRVYGVEAFFGHAGGGPVVMPTGLSKK, translated from the coding sequence ATGCTGCTCGGCGTCGACAATCTCACTGTCCGCATCGGCGGGCGCGCCATCATCGACAATGTCACCCTTTCGGTCGGTCATGGCGAGCTCGTGGGCCTGATCGGGCCGAACGGCGCCGGCAAAACGACGCTACTGAAGGCCTGTCTCGGCCTTGCCCGCGCCTCCGGCGACGTGAATCTGGCGGACAGGCCGCTTGCCGCCATGACGCCGCTCGAGCGCGCCCGCGCCGTCGCCTACCTGCCGCAGGACCATGAAATCGCCTGGGCGGTGGCTGTGCGGCATATCGTCGGCCTCGGCCGCCAGCCCTGGCGCGAAGCGTCGGTCTTCGGGGATTATGCCGGCGGCCATGTCATCGCTCGCGCCATGGAATGCATGGGCGTCGACGCGCTTGCGGACCGGCGCGCCGACACGCTTTCCGGCGGGGAGCGTGCGCGGGTGCTGATTGCCCGGGCTCTGGCCCAGGCAGCGCCGTTGCTCGTTGCCGACGAGCCGGTGGCGGGGCTCGATCCGGCCCACCAGATTGCGCTGATGGAGGTGTTCGGCTCGCTCCTTCACGACGGGCGGTCGGTTGTCTGCTCGCTGCATGACCTGGGCCTGGCCGCGCGCTGGTGCACGCGGCTGGTGATGCTGTCGGAGGGACGCGTCGTCGCCGACGGGCCGCCCTCTGCTGTGCTGACGCCTGAAAACCTTCGGCGCGTTTATGGCGTCGAGGCGTTTTTCGGCCATGCCGGCGGCGGGCCGGTGGTCATGCCCACAGGGCTTTCGAAAAAATAG
- a CDS encoding aspartate kinase: MARIVMKFGGTSVANIERIRNVARHVKREVDAGHEVAVVVSAMAGKTNELVEWTREASPMHDAREYDVVVSSGEQVTSGLLAIVLQSMGVNARSWQGWQVPIRTDSTHGAARIADIDGSDIVKRMGEGQVAVCAGFQGIGPDNRIATLGRGGSDTSAVAIAAAVKADRCDIYTDVDGVYTTDPRVEPKAKRMKKVAFEEMLEMASLGAKVLQVRSVELAMVHKVRTFVRSSFEAPDAPGMGDFDNPPGTLICDEDEILEQEVVTGIAYAKDEAQISLRRVEDRPGVAAAIFGPLAEAHVNVDMIVQNISEEGTHTDMTFTVPASDVEKAKAALAAKQSEIGYDVIQSETELAKISVIGIGMRSHSGVAASAFKALSQKGINIKAITTSEIKISILIDGAYAELAVRTLHSCYGLDK, encoded by the coding sequence ATGGCCCGCATTGTCATGAAGTTCGGCGGCACTTCCGTCGCCAATATCGAGCGTATCCGCAATGTGGCGCGCCATGTCAAACGCGAGGTCGATGCCGGCCACGAGGTTGCCGTCGTCGTTTCCGCCATGGCTGGCAAGACCAACGAACTCGTCGAGTGGACGCGTGAAGCCTCGCCGATGCATGATGCGCGCGAATATGATGTGGTCGTCTCCTCCGGCGAGCAGGTGACCTCGGGTCTTCTTGCCATCGTGCTGCAGTCCATGGGCGTCAACGCCCGCTCCTGGCAGGGTTGGCAGGTGCCGATCAGGACCGACAGCACCCATGGCGCGGCCCGCATCGCCGATATCGACGGTTCGGATATCGTCAAGCGCATGGGCGAGGGGCAGGTTGCCGTCTGCGCCGGTTTCCAGGGCATCGGTCCGGACAACCGGATCGCGACCCTCGGCCGCGGCGGATCGGATACCTCCGCCGTTGCCATCGCGGCAGCGGTCAAGGCGGATCGCTGCGACATCTACACCGATGTCGACGGCGTCTACACCACCGACCCGCGCGTCGAGCCGAAGGCGAAACGCATGAAGAAGGTGGCATTCGAGGAAATGCTGGAAATGGCCTCGCTCGGCGCCAAGGTGCTGCAGGTGCGCTCCGTCGAACTGGCCATGGTCCATAAAGTGCGCACATTCGTGCGCTCGAGTTTCGAGGCGCCGGATGCGCCGGGCATGGGCGACTTCGACAATCCGCCCGGAACCCTGATTTGCGACGAGGATGAGATTTTGGAACAGGAAGTCGTGACCGGCATCGCGTATGCCAAGGATGAAGCGCAGATCTCGCTGCGCCGCGTGGAAGATCGCCCCGGTGTTGCCGCCGCCATCTTCGGCCCTCTTGCCGAGGCTCATGTCAATGTCGATATGATCGTGCAGAACATCTCGGAAGAGGGCACGCATACCGACATGACCTTCACCGTGCCGGCGTCGGACGTGGAGAAGGCCAAGGCGGCGCTTGCCGCCAAGCAATCCGAAATCGGCTATGACGTGATCCAGAGCGAGACCGAGCTTGCCAAGATTTCGGTGATCGGCATCGGCATGCGCTCGCATTCCGGCGTTGCCGCATCGGCCTTCAAGGCACTGTCGCAGAAGGGCATCAACATCAAGGCGATCACGACATCGGAGATCAAGATTTCGATCCTGATCGACGGCGCCTATGCCGAGCTTGCTGTCAGAACTTTGCATTCCTGCTACGGTCTCGATAAATAA
- the ptsP gene encoding phosphoenolpyruvate--protein phosphotransferase, producing the protein MNHQAPSPRILLKRLRELMAEPLEPQDRLDRIVGQIADNMVAAVCSVYVLRADSVLELYATQGLKRDAVHLASLRMGQGLVGTIAASARPLNLSDAQSHPAFRYLPETGEEIYHSFMGVPILRAGRTLGVLVVQNTDEHAYSEEEVEALQTAAMLLAELIASGDLKKITRPGMELDLTRSVSLSGDAYGEGIALGHAVLHEPRIMINNLVNEDSDAEIARLRAAIEKLRFSIDELLQRNDVPSEGEHREVLETYRMFAHDRGWVRRLEEAIMLGLTAEGAVEKVQSDTKARMIRLTDPFMRDRMHDLDDLANRLLRQLTGHAVDTDGENFPEDAVVVARVMGPAELLDYPREKLRGLVLEEGAATSHVIIVARAMGIPVIGQATGVAAQVENGDAIIVDGDDGEVHVRPLDAVVTAYEEKLRLRARRQEQFRALRSVDPVSADGVRFKLMMNAGLLVDLPQLDDSGAEGIGLFRTELQFMIASRMPKAAEQESFYRQVLDHAGNRPVTFRTLDIGSDKMVSYFRAQEEENPAMGWRAIRLALDRPYLLRMQLRALMKASAGETLRVMVPMVSEVGEIREARALMAKEVQYMARFGHQVPRRIELGAMLEVPALLYEIDELMAEVDFVSVGSNDLYQFFMAIDRGNARVSDRYDTISKPFLRMLRDIVRAGERNNVPVTLCGEYASKPISALALFAIGYRSVSMSATAIGPVKAMLLGLDISAVSDVVNAALDDPANLTPVRALLERFAGEHNIPL; encoded by the coding sequence ATGAACCACCAAGCACCGAGCCCGCGTATCCTGCTGAAGCGGCTCAGGGAACTGATGGCCGAGCCGCTGGAGCCGCAGGACCGCCTTGACCGCATCGTCGGCCAGATTGCCGACAACATGGTCGCGGCCGTGTGTTCGGTCTATGTGCTCAGAGCCGACAGCGTGCTTGAGCTTTATGCGACGCAAGGCCTGAAGCGCGATGCGGTTCACCTGGCGAGCCTGCGCATGGGCCAGGGTCTTGTCGGCACAATTGCGGCTTCCGCGCGGCCGCTGAACCTTTCCGATGCCCAGTCCCACCCCGCCTTCCGTTATCTGCCGGAAACGGGCGAGGAAATCTATCACTCCTTCATGGGCGTGCCGATCCTGCGCGCCGGCCGCACGCTCGGCGTTCTCGTGGTGCAGAACACCGACGAGCATGCCTATAGCGAGGAAGAGGTCGAGGCGCTGCAGACGGCGGCGATGCTGCTTGCCGAACTGATCGCCTCCGGTGACCTGAAGAAGATCACCCGACCGGGCATGGAGCTCGACCTGACCCGCTCGGTGTCGCTTTCGGGCGATGCCTATGGCGAGGGCATCGCGCTCGGCCATGCCGTGCTGCACGAACCGCGAATCATGATCAACAACCTCGTCAACGAGGACAGCGACGCCGAGATCGCGCGGCTGCGCGCGGCGATCGAGAAGCTGCGTTTCTCGATCGACGAGCTTCTTCAGCGCAATGACGTGCCTTCGGAGGGCGAGCACCGCGAGGTGCTGGAAACCTACCGCATGTTCGCTCATGACCGCGGCTGGGTCCGGCGGCTTGAAGAAGCGATCATGTTGGGGCTGACGGCCGAGGGCGCCGTGGAGAAGGTGCAGAGCGACACCAAGGCCCGGATGATCCGCCTCACCGACCCCTTCATGCGCGACCGCATGCATGATCTCGATGACCTTGCCAACCGGCTGCTGCGTCAGCTGACCGGCCATGCGGTCGATACGGACGGGGAGAATTTCCCCGAGGACGCCGTGGTCGTCGCCCGCGTGATGGGCCCGGCCGAGCTTCTCGATTACCCGCGCGAGAAACTGCGCGGCCTTGTACTCGAGGAGGGAGCGGCGACCAGCCATGTCATCATCGTCGCGCGCGCCATGGGCATTCCGGTCATCGGCCAGGCGACCGGCGTTGCCGCCCAGGTGGAGAACGGCGATGCGATCATTGTCGACGGTGATGATGGCGAGGTGCATGTGCGCCCGCTCGATGCGGTCGTCACCGCCTATGAGGAAAAGCTGAGGCTGAGGGCGCGCCGCCAGGAGCAATTCCGGGCTCTCCGGTCCGTCGATCCGGTCTCCGCCGACGGCGTACGCTTCAAGCTGATGATGAATGCCGGGCTTCTGGTCGACCTGCCGCAGCTTGACGATTCGGGCGCGGAAGGGATCGGCCTGTTCCGCACCGAGCTGCAGTTCATGATCGCCTCGCGCATGCCGAAGGCGGCCGAGCAGGAGAGCTTCTATCGCCAGGTGCTCGACCATGCGGGCAATCGTCCCGTCACTTTCCGCACCCTCGACATCGGCTCCGACAAGATGGTCTCCTATTTCCGCGCGCAGGAAGAGGAAAACCCGGCCATGGGCTGGCGCGCGATCCGTCTGGCGCTCGACCGGCCCTATCTCCTGCGCATGCAGCTGCGCGCGCTGATGAAGGCCTCGGCCGGCGAGACGCTCAGGGTCATGGTGCCGATGGTTTCCGAGGTCGGCGAGATCCGCGAGGCCCGCGCGCTGATGGCCAAGGAAGTGCAGTACATGGCCCGTTTCGGCCATCAGGTGCCGCGCAGAATAGAACTCGGCGCGATGCTGGAAGTGCCGGCGCTGCTTTACGAGATCGATGAACTGATGGCCGAGGTCGATTTCGTCTCGGTCGGCTCCAACGATCTTTACCAGTTCTTCATGGCGATCGATCGCGGAAATGCCCGCGTTTCCGACCGTTATGACACGATCAGCAAGCCTTTCCTCAGAATGCTGCGCGATATCGTGCGGGCCGGCGAGCGCAACAATGTTCCGGTGACGCTGTGCGGCGAATATGCCAGCAAGCCCATTTCGGCGCTGGCCCTTTTTGCCATCGGCTATCGCTCGGTGTCGATGTCCGCGACGGCGATCGGTCCGGTGAAGGCGATGCTGCTCGGTCTCGACATTTCGGCCGTCAGCGATGTCGTGAACGCGGCGCTCGATGATCCGGCGAACCTGACGCCGGTGCGCGCCCTTCTGGAACGCTTTGCCGGCGAGCACAATATTCCGCTTTAG
- the prfA gene encoding peptide chain release factor 1 has protein sequence MAMLPQEKMRELERRFAEVEARMSSGPDAETYVRLASEYAELEPVVAKIRAYQSAERELADLESLLSDRATDREMRDLAEMEVPELEERIEALTGEIQLLLLPRDAADEKSAVLEIRAGTGGSEAALFAGDLFRMYERYASDKGWKVEVLSASEGDAGGYKEIIASVSGRGVFSRLKFESGVHRVQRVPETEAGGRIHTSAATVAVLPEAEDIDIEVRQEDIRIDTMRSSGAGGQHVNTTDSAVRITHIPTGIVVTSSEKSQHQNRAKAMQVLRAKLFDMERQRADSERSADRKAQVGSGDRSERIRTYNFPQGRVTDHRINLTLYKLDAVIAGDLDEIVDALVADYQAGQLALLGAKVN, from the coding sequence GTGGCGATGCTACCACAGGAAAAGATGCGGGAACTGGAACGGCGTTTTGCCGAGGTCGAGGCGCGCATGTCGTCCGGCCCCGACGCCGAGACCTATGTGAGGCTCGCCTCCGAATATGCCGAGCTCGAGCCGGTGGTGGCCAAGATCCGCGCCTATCAGTCCGCCGAACGCGAGCTTGCCGACCTCGAAAGCCTGCTTTCCGATCGCGCGACCGACAGGGAGATGCGCGATCTCGCCGAAATGGAAGTGCCGGAGCTTGAGGAGCGCATCGAGGCGCTGACCGGGGAAATCCAGCTCCTGCTGCTGCCGCGCGATGCGGCCGATGAGAAGAGCGCGGTGCTGGAAATCCGCGCCGGGACCGGCGGTTCCGAGGCGGCGCTTTTTGCCGGCGACCTCTTCCGCATGTATGAGCGCTACGCCTCCGACAAGGGCTGGAAGGTCGAGGTACTTTCCGCAAGCGAAGGCGATGCCGGCGGCTACAAGGAAATCATCGCCTCCGTTTCCGGGCGCGGCGTTTTCTCGCGGCTGAAATTCGAATCCGGCGTGCACCGCGTGCAGCGCGTGCCGGAAACCGAGGCCGGCGGGCGCATCCATACCTCGGCGGCGACCGTTGCCGTTCTTCCGGAGGCAGAGGACATCGATATCGAGGTCCGCCAGGAAGATATCCGCATCGACACGATGCGCTCGTCCGGTGCGGGCGGTCAGCATGTCAACACCACCGACTCTGCCGTGCGCATTACCCATATCCCGACCGGCATCGTCGTCACCAGTTCGGAGAAATCCCAGCACCAGAACCGGGCGAAGGCCATGCAGGTGCTGCGCGCCAAGCTTTTCGACATGGAGCGCCAGCGCGCCGACAGCGAAAGGTCTGCCGACCGCAAGGCCCAGGTCGGTTCGGGCGACCGGTCGGAGCGCATCCGCACCTATAATTTTCCGCAAGGCCGCGTCACCGATCACCGCATCAACCTGACGCTCTACAAGCTCGATGCCGTGATCGCCGGCGATCTCGACGAGATCGTCGACGCGCTCGTCGCCGATTACCAGGCCGGCCAACTCGCGCTTCTCGGCGCGAAGGTCAATTGA
- the prmC gene encoding peptide chain release factor N(5)-glutamine methyltransferase — protein sequence MTTLSALYRKAVAAFEAGGLETPAEDARHLVSGVLGLSLTEMMTEGARVIEPDEEIAVSAAMARRLAREPVYRILGAREFFGLDFMLSADTLEPRPDTENLVEHALAFLKQTVRRKGAVRFVDLGTGTGAIAVALLKNCAGATALATDIADGALETARANALINGVADRFETARGPWLDAARGRYDMIVSNPPYIVSDVIDTLAPEVREHDPALALDGGKDGLDAYRAIAAKASDHLAEDGIVALEIGFDQKDMVTAIFSEEGFALAQSHRDFGGNDRVVIFASARKS from the coding sequence GTGACGACGCTTTCAGCGCTCTATCGCAAGGCCGTTGCCGCCTTCGAGGCGGGAGGTCTTGAAACGCCGGCAGAGGATGCGCGTCATCTGGTCAGCGGCGTGCTCGGCCTGTCCCTGACGGAGATGATGACCGAGGGCGCCCGCGTGATCGAGCCGGATGAAGAGATCGCCGTATCGGCCGCCATGGCGAGGCGGCTTGCGCGCGAACCCGTCTACCGCATCCTCGGCGCGCGCGAATTCTTCGGTCTCGACTTCATGCTGTCCGCCGACACGCTGGAGCCGCGGCCGGACACGGAAAATCTGGTCGAGCATGCGCTTGCCTTTCTCAAGCAGACGGTTCGGCGAAAAGGCGCGGTCCGTTTCGTCGATCTTGGCACCGGAACCGGCGCGATTGCGGTCGCTCTGTTGAAAAATTGCGCCGGAGCGACCGCGCTTGCCACGGATATTGCCGACGGGGCTCTTGAAACCGCGCGCGCCAATGCCTTGATAAACGGTGTCGCGGATCGTTTCGAGACGGCGCGCGGACCATGGCTCGATGCGGCAAGGGGGCGATACGACATGATTGTGTCAAATCCGCCCTATATCGTCTCGGACGTGATCGATACACTGGCGCCCGAGGTCAGGGAGCATGATCCCGCCCTTGCGCTGGACGGAGGCAAGGACGGTCTTGACGCCTATCGCGCGATCGCGGCGAAAGCCTCGGACCACCTGGCCGAAGACGGCATTGTTGCGCTTGAGATCGGCTTTGACCAGAAGGACATGGTGACCGCGATCTTCTCCGAAGAAGGGTTCGCACTTGCACAATCGCACAGGGATTTTGGCGGAAATGACCGCGTTGTCATTTTTGCAAGCGCCCGGAAAAGCTGA
- a CDS encoding DUF4167 domain-containing protein, producing the protein MRSGQQNKRSRGRGGNNNFNRKGANPLTRTYDSTGPDVKVRGTAQHVAEKYMSLARDAQGAGDRVMAENYLQHAEHYNRIIAAAQSQLQERHQRDDRSDDENDDVAAKKGNNNNNQSSSDERGERKEQQRRQEPQVDADGPQPVIDGTPAEVAAEEAEGQPATKSRRRSTAASRPRRTKRAAAENAGEDESAASAGENGEEAEAPKKPTRRRRTPKAEAEGDEGKDASSKPAKKDKAPALADSASE; encoded by the coding sequence ATGAGGTCAGGACAGCAGAATAAGCGCAGCCGGGGGCGCGGCGGCAATAATAACTTCAACCGTAAGGGCGCCAACCCGCTGACCCGGACTTATGACAGTACCGGTCCTGATGTGAAGGTGCGGGGCACCGCGCAGCATGTCGCGGAAAAATACATGTCGCTTGCGCGTGATGCGCAAGGGGCGGGCGACCGGGTGATGGCGGAGAACTATCTCCAGCACGCCGAGCACTATAACCGTATCATTGCCGCGGCCCAGTCGCAGCTTCAGGAGCGCCATCAGCGCGACGACCGCTCCGACGACGAGAATGACGATGTTGCGGCCAAGAAGGGCAACAACAACAATAACCAGTCGTCGTCCGACGAGCGCGGCGAGCGCAAGGAACAGCAGCGCAGGCAGGAGCCCCAGGTGGATGCCGACGGCCCGCAGCCGGTGATCGACGGAACGCCCGCCGAGGTTGCGGCCGAAGAGGCCGAGGGCCAGCCGGCGACGAAATCCCGCCGCCGTTCGACCGCCGCCAGCCGTCCGCGCCGCACCAAGCGCGCCGCCGCCGAAAATGCCGGCGAGGACGAAAGCGCCGCTTCCGCCGGCGAGAATGGCGAAGAAGCCGAGGCTCCGAAAAAGCCGACGCGCCGCCGCCGCACACCGAAGGCCGAGGCCGAAGGCGACGAGGGCAAGGACGCGTCGTCCAAGCCTGCCAAGAAGGACAAGGCCCCCGCGCTTGCCGACAGCGCCTCGGAATAG